GTTACCATCATCATCTATTCCGTTATTAGGAACTTCGTTAGGGTTTTTCCACATATTTTTTGCCAATCCTGGGTGGTCTACTTCTACACCACTATCTAATACACCTACAACCACAGTCTTAGGCTTTAAACCTTTAGATTCTAAAAATTTATAGGCATTGTTAGTATTTACTCCATAAACATTAGTCGTGGAGAAATCTTTGTGATACCAAGTTTCTGCGTCTTTATCTCTTTTTTCTTGTGCTAAAGTTAAATTCAGTCCTGCTAGAAATAAAGCAGCAATCATTATTTTCTTCATTATTTTTTATTTTTTAAGACTTAATATAATACCGACTTTCAAGTATTATACCATTTTATTTTTTTAGTTTAACATTTCTGATATAAGTTGTGGCTTCTGGACCAATGTTACAGATTAAATCTAAAATAGATAAATCTTCTAAAAAGCCCAACTTATCAGAAAAGGTTTGATAATATTCGTTTACATCATAAGACGTAGGTTGCTTGGCAGAAAAGCAGTCTCTATAATCTTCTCCTTCAATTTCTTTCTCGTAGCTTTCGGAAAGTTGAAAGGTTTTATCTGTCTTTAAAATATCTTGAATTATATCTAAAGCCTTTAAATTAAAATCTTTTAAGTAGGTTTCTTTAGATTGAAATATTTTTTCCAGCTTAGACTCATAAAACTCAAAATAAGGCGAAGTCTGGTAAGCTATTTTTATAGATTTCCAATGCAAACTCTGCCAATTTTCGTCATAGGAAATCTCTAAATCTTTCAACGCTCTTTTCCCATTATGTTTTATTGGAATGCTAAGGGATAGTTTACCATTCGCACCATAAATATTAGCTCTATTTCTATAAGTTTGCTTTGGAAAGTTTTCGTATTGTTCTAGAATTACAGATTCTTCCGACAAAAATTCTGACCACCAAGAAATAGGAGGGAGGTAAAACAAAGGTAATAGTTTCATCTAGTCGTCTTTTTTCTTTTTGAATAATTTAGAAATATACTCCCAACCGAAAAATAATCCAAGAATGATAGCAGCTATCCACCAATAAGAAGTTTTGTGAGCCTCTCCTGTATTAGTAGCCTTAAACATTCTGTCCCATCTTATTTTTTTAGGTCCTTCATCAAAGACACCTTGTAAGCTCATCCAAGTAAACATTGGTTTTCCCACAATGTATTCTTCTGGTACAAATCCGAAAAATCTTGCGTCTAATGAAGCATCACGGTTATCACCCATCATAAAGTAATAATCTTGTTTGATGGTGTACTCATTAGCCTCTTTACCATTGATGTAGATTTTTCCGTTTTTGTTTTCTAGTTTATTGTGTTCATATTTAGAAATAATCCATTGGTATTCAGGAAGTGTTTCTTGATTGATTTTTACCACATCTCCTTTTTTAGGAATTCTGATAGGTCCATACCAATCCTGATTCCAATTTTTATTGATTGGGAAAATGGTATTAGTGGTATCAATTTTAGTCTGCTGAGGATTAAGGTAAGAAATTGTTTTTTCACCTTTTTCAGAAAGTATTTCTTCCGCTTTTACAAATTCAGGGAGTTGCTTAATATCTGCTAACAACTTATCTGTAAGCCCTTGGAAATGGTAAACATAACCATCAGCAGTAGCTCCTTCCTGTAAAGGTAAATATCCCAAACGATTCCAAAGTTGATTAACATCTATCTGCTGAGAAGTATATACAAGATAAGAAACTTGATTCTCTTGGTCGCCCAGAATAACCTCTGGCTTACCATTGATGAAAAGCCTTCCTTTTCTAACTTCTAAGACATCACCGCCTACAGCCACACACCTTTTTACATAAGCATCTTTTCTATCTATAGCTGTATGTACAGAATCTTGCGGATAGTTAAATACTACAATATCTCTACGCTCCACTTTCTCCCAACCAGGTAGTCTAAAATAAGGTAGCTTAACGGCTTCTACATAAGATTTAGGGTCGTCTTTTGGATTTTTAGGCTCTCCTGTATCCATTATTGTTCCTTGCAAAAATGGGATAGCTAAAGGTCTCATTGGCATTCTATAGCCGTAGTTGAGTTTATTAACAAACAAGAAATCTCCCACCAACAGAGTACGCTCCATAGACCCTGTAGGAATACCAAATGGCTGAGTGATAAAAGTATGTATAACCGTAGCAAACACCGCCGCAAAGGTAATAGACCCTAAGAAAGATTCTTTTTTCTCTTCCTTTTCTTCTCCACTTAGATAGAAGGTATCTTTTTCTTCAATTTCCGTTTTAGGGTTGTAATTAACCGTTGCCATATAGATAAATGGCAATACTACCGTAAGAATTTGACTTACAATATCTGTTTTCCCAAATTTCTTCATAAGATGTAAGTGAAAAACAGACATCATAATAGGACCTACAATAGGGAAGTAGGATAATACTACCCACCATTTCGGCTGTTCGGTTTCTTTTAAAACTATAAAATAGTTATAAAATGGTATAAAAGCAAAAATAGGATTGTATCCCATTTTCTTAAATAGTTTCCATGTAGAAACACCCATTAGTACAGAAAGAATGAGTACAAAAACGGTATATTTTAATATATAATCCATTGGTTTATTTTTTATTGAATATAATCATTATTTATTGAAACAAAACATCTTTCATACTGAAGTTTCCTTGTTTGCCAATAATCCATTCGGAAGCAATTACGGCTCCTAGGGCAAATCCGTTTCGGTTAAAAGCGGTATGTTTTATTTCAATTTCATCTACTTCGGAACGATAGAATACACTATGAGTACCAGGTACCTCGTCTTCTCTTATGGCTGTAATGCCTAAGGTTTTATCTTTAGTTTCATCTAACTTCCAACTATCAAAATCAGTATGTTTTATAATGCCTTCTGCTAGAGTAATTGCCGTTCCGCTAGGAGCATCTTTTTTGTGGGTGTGATGAATTTCCTCTAACTGACAACCATATTCTCCAAAGTTATTCATTAGCTGAGCAAGTCTTTCATTTAGTTCAAAAAATAAATTAACTCCAAGACTAAAGTTAGACCCATATAAAAAAGCGGTTTTGTTAGCTTCTGCTATTTTTTCTATTTCAGGCTTTCTTTCTAACCACCCTGTTGTACCACAAACCACAGGAATATTAAGTTCAAGACAAGTTTTGATATTTTCGAAAGCGACTTCTGGATTAGAAAATTCTATTACCACATCGGGCTGATTAAGATTTTCTAGGGTAGGAGATTCATTAAGCCTAGCAACCACTTGATGTCCTCTTTGGGTAGCTATTTGGTCTATAATTTTCCCCATTTTACCATATCCTACTAGTGCAATTTTCATAAGTTTTGTTTTTTTAAAATCTATAATTGAGTGAGAACCCTAATTTTCCGTTTTGTAAGCCCCATTGGTCACTGAGTAGAGTAGGAGCAATGGCTAAATCTGGGTCGTTTCTTTGTTCGTGTAAATGAGCGTCCACAACGGCATCAATAATATTGAGCAAATAAATTCCTGCCGAAATGGCGATGGCATAATCTCTTTGGCGTTTCATTCGGTCTTGTGTATTTCCAAGAACGGTAGCATCTACACCGCTAATGCCAGAAAATTCGTGTGGCTGATTGTTAAGCTCTGCTACAAAAGCTTTTCGGTAGCGTTCATAATTGTTTTGATTCCAAATGGCAATGCCCACGCTGGTACCTACAGCACCCCATACAATAGGGATTTTCCAATATTTTTTGTTATAATACTGTCCTAAACCCGGTAATACAGCAGAATAAAGCCCTGCAAGTGTGGGGTTGTAAGTCTTAATAATGGGGTTAGCATTAGCTTTTTCTATTTCTTGTATTACTTCAGTCTCTGTTTTGGAAATATCAGTTGTGTCTACACCAGTATTTTGAGCAAACCCTAGTGAAACGAACAATAAAGCTAAAAAACTAAAAGCCTTAGACATTAATCTATTTTTCAAAAGCGTTTAAAATTCTTTCTAACTCTTCTTCATTATTGAAATCAAAAACTATTTTTCCTTTTTTTCCGTTGGCAGAAGCCTTAATGTCTACTTTTATGTCTAGCAAATCAGAAAGGGATTTTTGAGTTCTTTTTAAATGATTAGGAAGTTCTTTTTCTACTTTATTTCTTTTCTCCTTAGGGTTTTTCAGTCCAGCCGCTACGGCTTCAGCTTGGCGGACATTAAGCTGTTCTTTGATAATTTTATCAAATAACTCTTGTTGTAGCTTTTCGTCTTGAAGGCTTATAATGGCTCTTCCGTGTCCCGCTGAAATAGCTCCAGTTCTAATAGCTCCTTGTACTTCTGGACTTAATCTTAGAAGGCGGATATAATTAGTAATCGTACTTCTTTCTTTACCAATACGCTGACTTAGGTTTTCCTGCGTCATACCTATTTCTTCAAGTAATCTTTGATAGGTTAGAGCAATTTCGATAGCATCTAAATCTTCTCTTTGAATATTTTCCACAAGAGCCATTTCCAAAAGCTCCTGGTCGTTTACTAAACGAATATAGGCAGGTATAGTCTTTAATCCTGCAATTTGAGAAGCACGGTATCTACGTTCCCCTGAAATAATTTCAAACTTAGCACCGTCTTTTCTAAGCGTGATGGGTTGTATTACACCTAGATTTTTGATAGATTGTGCTAATTGATTAAGAGCGTCTTCGTCAAAGTAAGTTCTAGGCTGGTTAGGGTTTGGATAAATATCTTCTATGTTAATCTCTACGATACTCCCCATAATCTGTTTCGCACCTTCGTCTGTTGCAGTATTTATGGTTGCCTTTTTTTCGGCATTTAATATCGCTCCTAGACCTCGCCCCATGGCTCTTTTTTTATCTTTCATTTAACAATGATTTAGATTTAATATTTTTAGTTTGATACTTTTTCTTCATTTTTGAGTAAAACTTCCTCAGCAAGTTGTATGTACTGTATAGCACCTTTACTCTCGGCATCGTACATTAGGATACTTTCTCCAAAGCTAGGAGCTTCGCTAAGCCTTACATTACGATTGATAACGGTTTCAAAAACCATATCTGGAAAGTGGGTATTTACTTCTTCTACCACTTGGTTGGAAAGCCTAAGTCTTCCATCATACATTGTTAGGAGAAGCCCCTCTATATCCAAACTAGGATTGTGTATATTTTGGACATTTTTGATGGTATTAAGTAATTTGCCTAAACCTTCTAGAGCATAATATTCACACTGGATAGGAATAATAACAGAGTCGGCCGAAGTAAGTGCATTAACTGTGATAAGACCTAAGCTAGGAGCACAGTCTATAATGATGTAGTCATAATCGTCCTTTACTTCTTCTAGAGCTTGTTTTAGCATGTACTCTCTGTTGTCTCTATCTACAAGTTCTATCTCTGCAGCAACCAAATCTATGTGAGACGGAATGATGTCTAAATTAGGAGAGCTAGTTGGTACAATACATTCTTTCGCGGTAACGCTATGTTCCAAAAGATTGTAAGTAGAATATTGCACTTCCTCTATGCCTAGCCCAGAAGTGGCATTAGCCTGAGGGTCTGCATCTATAATCAAAACTTTTTTCTCCAAAACGCCTAATGCCGCAGCCAAATTAACGGAAGTTGTAGTTTTCCCTACACCACCTTTCTGATTAGCAACACCTATTATTTTACCCATATTTTTGATTTAAGTCCCAAAAATACAATTTTTTTAATGCAGTCTCAATTTTCAAAATATAAAAATATGTTAATTTGTTTGTAATGAATGCTTTAAACTTATAAAAAATTATCCACAATTTTAAGGTAATTGTGGATAATTAATTGGTCAAAAATTGTAATTATTTATCATTCAAACTTTATAGATACAGGAATTTTGAAGTAAGAACGCACTGCCTCTCCTTTAATTTTAGCTGGAGTCCATTTACCTCTGACAGATTTTATGGCTTTTTCTGCTTCCTTATTAAACATATTGTTTTGCCCCTCCGCTTTTACATTGGTAATAGTACCATCTTTTTCTACCACAAATGTTACCATTGCCTTTACAAGACCTTCCTCTCCAACCATTGCTTCATAATCAAAATTCTCACCTACTTTAGCTCTAAAAGAATCTATACCTCCCATAAATACAGCATCTTCGTCCACTACGGTTTCTATAACATTATTGGGTTTAATTATTTCTGGCGTTGTATTATTAGTAACTGTTCCATTTCCAATGTTAGGTTTAGTAGGTACAATACTAGTGGTAGATATAGTTCCTTCTTTGTTCTCTAAACCAGATGCCGCTGTTTGTAGAGTTTTAACACTTGGCAGAGGTGTTTCTATAGGAGGATTAGCCATAGGTGTAGGGACACGAGTATCCACTGTTTTAACTTCTACCGTTTTTTCAACTTTCTTAACCGATTGTACTTTTGGTACGATGGGTTTTACTATTTTTTTATCTTCTTTTTTTATAGGCTCAACAGGTTTTAGCTCTATTTCTACGCCTTTATTGGTAGTAATATGCACTTTTTTTGTTTGCAAATAAGCATAGGTCCCTCCAATGAAAACCCCGAATAAAGCTACTCCTGAAAATAAAGCTTTTTTAAGATAATAATCAGCTTCTGCTCTAAGAGAATAGGCTCCATAGGCTTTATTTCTACCTGCAAATAAGAGCTCATCTAGAGCTTTTTGTTCGTTTTGATTTTGTGAAAAAGTTATCATTTGTCATAAAATTTAAAATTAATACTAAATAAATCTACAAATGATTATTAGTTTTGAGGCTTTTTGCAAAAAGTAATTTGAAACAAACAATTTTCTTGCCAAATTCTCTTATTTCTAAAAAAAAGTCGGATTATGAAGATAATGTTAATTTTTTGTAATAAAAGTTATGAAATCTAATTTATTTAAAAACTTTATTTAAAGTAACAACGAATAATTTAGGTTGATTAACATTTTTTAATATCTTTGTGCGTAAGAAAATATAATAAATATTATGGGATTTATCAAAGAATTTAAAGAATTTGCTCTTAGAGGCAATGTTATTGACTTAGCTGTCGGTGTAATTATAGGGGGTGCTTTCGGAAAGATTGTAAACTCTTTTGTAGAAGATGTTATTACTCCAGCACTACTTAGTCCAGCATTAGAAAAGCTTGGGGCAGAAAATATAGCTCAACTAACTTGGAATGGTATTAAATATGGAAGTTTCCTTTCTGCTGTTATCAGTTTCTTATGTATAGCTTTTGTTTTGTTTGTAATGATTAAAGGTATTAACAAAATGAAGAAAGAAGAAAAATTAGAAGAAGCTCCAGCAGGACCTACACAAGAAGAGCTTTTAGCAGAAATAAGAGATTTACTAAAAAAATAATTTCAACAATATTTTTTCAACCGCCATATGGCGGTTTTTTTTATTTTTGCTCAATATTGTTATAATCTTGTGTTATGTCTATAGAAACTAATTATACCCAACTTGTATCACAAATTCCTAAAACTGTAAATCTTGTAGCGGTTTCTAAAACTTATCCCGTTGAAGATATACAAAAAGTTTACAATTTGGGGCATAAAGTATTTGGAGAAAACAAAGTACAAGAGTTGGTTGCCAAACATACTGAGTTGCCAAGTGATATACAGTGGCATCTTATAGGGCATCTACAAACCAATAAGGTTAAATATATTGCTCCTTTTGTCCACACTATACAAAGTGTGGATTCGGAAAAGCTATTACACGAAATAGATAAACAAGCAGGAAAACACAAGAGAATCATCAATATTTTGCTTCAAGTTAAAATTGCAGAAGAAGATACTAAAACAGGTATGGAAATTAATGAAGTAAAAGAGTTATGTGTTAAAATAAAACAAGGCGAATTTCCTAATATCAAATTACAAGGATTGATGGGAATGGCGACTTTTACCGATGATGAAACCCAAATCAGAAGAGAATTTTCTTTTCTGAAGCAGTTATATGATTATCTTTCAGATTCTCATCAGTTAAATACTCTATCTATGGGTATGAGTGGCGATTTTCCGTTGGCAATAGAATGCGGAGCTAATTCTATTAGAGTTGGGTCTGCCATATTTGGTGTGAGAAATTATCAATAATTTAGAATTTAATTTAAATATAACTATCTTTGTTCTATGCAAAAAATATTAATTGTAGAAGACGAAAAAGCCATTTCAGGCTTGCTTAAAAATATTCTTTCTGAGGAAGTTAAGGATTATGAAATTTTAGTAGCAGATGACGGATTAGAGGCTTATAAACTAATAGAAAAAGAAGATTTTTCTCTAGTAATATCCGATATAAAAATGCCTAAAGTATCAGGTACAGAGCTTTTACAAAAAGCTTTAGAAATAAAACCAGATACTGCTTTTGTGATGATTTCTGCCCACGGAGATATCAATACAGCGGTACAATGTCTTAAACAGGGTGCTTATGACTTTATAGAGAAGCCTATAGACCTCAACAGACTTATCACGAGCGTGAGAAATACTTTGGAGCGAAAGGAACTCAAAGCTTCTAATCAAATCTTAAAGAAGGAGAATACTCAGCTTAAGAAAAAAGTAAATAAAAAATACCAAATGATTGGTAGCTCGGAAGCCCTTAAGAAAATCCAAGATATGATAGATAAAGTGGCTCCGTCTGATGCTAGAGTTCTAATTACTGGTCCCAATGGTGCAGGTAAGGAACTAGTGGCTCACGCTTTACATTCTCAAAGCGAACGCTCCAAAGGACCTATGGTAGAAGTAAACTGTGCTGCAATACCTTCAGAATTGATAGAGAGCGAATTGTTCGGACATATGAAGGGCTCTTTTACAGGTGCTGTTAAGGATAAGTCTGGTAAATTTGAGCAAGCTAATGGAGGAACGATATTTTTAGACGAAATAGGTGATATGAGTTTGGTGGCACAAGCCAAAGTGCTCAGAGCCTTACAAGAACATAAAGTATCTCCTGTGGGAAGTGATAAAGAAATAAAAATAGATGTAAGAGTCTTAGCAGCAACTAATAAAAACTTACAAAAAGAGATAGAGGAAGGACGATTTAGGGAAGATTTATACCACCGACTTTCGGTAATAGAAATACAGGTTCCTGCCCTTAACGATAGAAAAGAAGATATACCTCTACTTGTGGAACATTTTGCACAAAATATAGCTTCTGAGAATGGTAGTCCTGTAAAAGAATTTAGTAAGGAAGCTCTAAAAGCTCTTCAAAACTATGATTGGACAGGTAACATTCGTGAGTTAAGAAATGTCGTTGAAAGGCTAACTATATTAGGCGAAAATCCTGTAAGCGAGAATGATATTTCCAACTTTGTTAAAAAATAACAAGAGAAATATTAGCCTTATAAACTTATCATAATGTTATGTCTTTCTTAGATACGGTTTATATCAAACGACTTATGAAACTTGCCTTACCCGTGATGCTAACACAGGTAGGGCAAGTTTCCGTTAATTTATTTGACAATATTATTGTAGGAAACTTACTAGGAGCCGACGCACTGGCTTCGGTTTCTTTAGCAAACGGCATATTTTTCTCTATTTTTGTAGTAGCTTTGGGATTTTCTTTAGCAATTCCACCTTTGGTATCAGAAGCTCAAACTAGAGGAGACCATCAACAGATTAACCAAGTTTTTAGTCACGGACTTATTGTAAATGTTAGTATTGGGATTCTTCTCATTCTGCTGATTTTTGGTATTAGTCCATTGATGTATCATCTTGACCAGCCTCCTCACATAATGCCAGATGCCGAAACCTACCTTAAAATAGTTGTGGTAAGTATTTTTCCTTTTATGATATTTCAAACTATGCGAGAGGTTTCAGAAGGACTTTCATTTACTATTGGAGTTACCAAGGCAACCATTATTGCTAATATCATTAATATTATTTTAAATTATATTTTGATAAAAGGCTTTTGGATTATCCCGAGTTTTGGAGTTGCTGGCTCGGCGTATGCCACACTCATTGCGAGAATATTCATGATGTTTTTTCTATTTTTCGTAATGAAAAAAGAGAAAGTGACTCGCCGATATATGGAAGACTTTAGTTTAAAACTAAGCTTACTTAAGAAACAAATGTTTATCAAACTCCTTAGATTAGGATTTCCGATGTCTTTACAAATGTTTTTTGAGGTTACTGCATTTGCTGCAGCTGCTTTTATTTGTGGTAAAGTAAGTGCTAGAGATATTGCCGCTCATCAAATTGCGTTGAGTATGGCTTCTTTCACTTTTAATCTTTGTATAGGGTTTAGTGTAGCTTCTACCATTATGGTAGGTAATAAAGTAGGAGAAAAAAACTTTATCGAAGTAAGAAAAGTAGGCATTAACAACCTGAAAATAGTATTTTTATTTATGCTAATCTGCGGTATGATATTCATACTTGGTCGAGAAATCCTTCCTACTTTCTTTACTAAAAAAGAAGATGTAGAGGTATTATTTTTAGCCTCTCAACTGATGATTATTGCCGCCCTTTTTCAACTTTCAGATGGTATCCAAGTTACAGCGTTAGGGCTTTTGAGAGGATTGCAAGATGTTAAAATTCCTAGTTTTATTACATTCATAGCCTATTGGCTGATTACCTTACCACTGGGATATTATTTATGCATCAAACTAAATATGGGTGCTTTTGGAATGTGGATAGCTCTTGGTATTGGTTTAACAATTTCTGCTCTGTTACTAGTAAGACGTTTTTTAGTTAATAAAACATTGATGAAACTATAAGCCAATTTTTTTGTTTAGTATCAGTGTATATTTTTTTATTAAAAAATGTTGGTATCGGTAAGATGACAAAAAACAATGTTTATTCATCTTTTTTGTTTACCTTAGCTATAATTTTGATAACAAATAATTTATAAAAATGACAACAGTAAACATCTATTTAAATTTTAATGGAAATTGTGAAGAAGCATTTAATTTCTATAAATCAGTGTTTGGGGGAGAATTTACCTATGTAGGGAGATTTGGTGATATGCCTCCACAAGAGGGAATGCCACCAATGAGTGAGGTGGATAAAAATAAAATTATGCACATAGGGCTTCCTATAGGAAATACCGTTTTAATGGGAAGTGATACAGGTGGAG
The genomic region above belongs to Riemerella anatipestifer and contains:
- a CDS encoding WbqC family protein, with the protein product MKLLPLFYLPPISWWSEFLSEESVILEQYENFPKQTYRNRANIYGANGKLSLSIPIKHNGKRALKDLEISYDENWQSLHWKSIKIAYQTSPYFEFYESKLEKIFQSKETYLKDFNLKALDIIQDILKTDKTFQLSESYEKEIEGEDYRDCFSAKQPTSYDVNEYYQTFSDKLGFLEDLSILDLICNIGPEATTYIRNVKLKK
- the lepB gene encoding signal peptidase I, with the translated sequence MDYILKYTVFVLILSVLMGVSTWKLFKKMGYNPIFAFIPFYNYFIVLKETEQPKWWVVLSYFPIVGPIMMSVFHLHLMKKFGKTDIVSQILTVVLPFIYMATVNYNPKTEIEEKDTFYLSGEEKEEKKESFLGSITFAAVFATVIHTFITQPFGIPTGSMERTLLVGDFLFVNKLNYGYRMPMRPLAIPFLQGTIMDTGEPKNPKDDPKSYVEAVKLPYFRLPGWEKVERRDIVVFNYPQDSVHTAIDRKDAYVKRCVAVGGDVLEVRKGRLFINGKPEVILGDQENQVSYLVYTSQQIDVNQLWNRLGYLPLQEGATADGYVYHFQGLTDKLLADIKQLPEFVKAEEILSEKGEKTISYLNPQQTKIDTTNTIFPINKNWNQDWYGPIRIPKKGDVVKINQETLPEYQWIISKYEHNKLENKNGKIYINGKEANEYTIKQDYYFMMGDNRDASLDARFFGFVPEEYIVGKPMFTWMSLQGVFDEGPKKIRWDRMFKATNTGEAHKTSYWWIAAIILGLFFGWEYISKLFKKKKDD
- the dapB gene encoding 4-hydroxy-tetrahydrodipicolinate reductase yields the protein MKIALVGYGKMGKIIDQIATQRGHQVVARLNESPTLENLNQPDVVIEFSNPEVAFENIKTCLELNIPVVCGTTGWLERKPEIEKIAEANKTAFLYGSNFSLGVNLFFELNERLAQLMNNFGEYGCQLEEIHHTHKKDAPSGTAITLAEGIIKHTDFDSWKLDETKDKTLGITAIREDEVPGTHSVFYRSEVDEIEIKHTAFNRNGFALGAVIASEWIIGKQGNFSMKDVLFQ
- a CDS encoding DUF5683 domain-containing protein, whose protein sequence is MSKAFSFLALLFVSLGFAQNTGVDTTDISKTETEVIQEIEKANANPIIKTYNPTLAGLYSAVLPGLGQYYNKKYWKIPIVWGAVGTSVGIAIWNQNNYERYRKAFVAELNNQPHEFSGISGVDATVLGNTQDRMKRQRDYAIAISAGIYLLNIIDAVVDAHLHEQRNDPDLAIAPTLLSDQWGLQNGKLGFSLNYRF
- a CDS encoding ParB/RepB/Spo0J family partition protein, with the translated sequence MKDKKRAMGRGLGAILNAEKKATINTATDEGAKQIMGSIVEINIEDIYPNPNQPRTYFDEDALNQLAQSIKNLGVIQPITLRKDGAKFEIISGERRYRASQIAGLKTIPAYIRLVNDQELLEMALVENIQREDLDAIEIALTYQRLLEEIGMTQENLSQRIGKERSTITNYIRLLRLSPEVQGAIRTGAISAGHGRAIISLQDEKLQQELFDKIIKEQLNVRQAEAVAAGLKNPKEKRNKVEKELPNHLKRTQKSLSDLLDIKVDIKASANGKKGKIVFDFNNEEELERILNAFEK
- a CDS encoding ParA family protein, whose translation is MGKIIGVANQKGGVGKTTTSVNLAAALGVLEKKVLIIDADPQANATSGLGIEEVQYSTYNLLEHSVTAKECIVPTSSPNLDIIPSHIDLVAAEIELVDRDNREYMLKQALEEVKDDYDYIIIDCAPSLGLITVNALTSADSVIIPIQCEYYALEGLGKLLNTIKNVQNIHNPSLDIEGLLLTMYDGRLRLSNQVVEEVNTHFPDMVFETVINRNVRLSEAPSFGESILMYDAESKGAIQYIQLAEEVLLKNEEKVSN
- a CDS encoding energy transducer TonB, encoding MITFSQNQNEQKALDELLFAGRNKAYGAYSLRAEADYYLKKALFSGVALFGVFIGGTYAYLQTKKVHITTNKGVEIELKPVEPIKKEDKKIVKPIVPKVQSVKKVEKTVEVKTVDTRVPTPMANPPIETPLPSVKTLQTAASGLENKEGTISTTSIVPTKPNIGNGTVTNNTTPEIIKPNNVIETVVDEDAVFMGGIDSFRAKVGENFDYEAMVGEEGLVKAMVTFVVEKDGTITNVKAEGQNNMFNKEAEKAIKSVRGKWTPAKIKGEAVRSYFKIPVSIKFE
- the mscL gene encoding large conductance mechanosensitive channel protein MscL, with protein sequence MGFIKEFKEFALRGNVIDLAVGVIIGGAFGKIVNSFVEDVITPALLSPALEKLGAENIAQLTWNGIKYGSFLSAVISFLCIAFVLFVMIKGINKMKKEEKLEEAPAGPTQEELLAEIRDLLKK
- a CDS encoding YggS family pyridoxal phosphate-dependent enzyme encodes the protein MSIETNYTQLVSQIPKTVNLVAVSKTYPVEDIQKVYNLGHKVFGENKVQELVAKHTELPSDIQWHLIGHLQTNKVKYIAPFVHTIQSVDSEKLLHEIDKQAGKHKRIINILLQVKIAEEDTKTGMEINEVKELCVKIKQGEFPNIKLQGLMGMATFTDDETQIRREFSFLKQLYDYLSDSHQLNTLSMGMSGDFPLAIECGANSIRVGSAIFGVRNYQ
- a CDS encoding sigma-54-dependent transcriptional regulator, translated to MQKILIVEDEKAISGLLKNILSEEVKDYEILVADDGLEAYKLIEKEDFSLVISDIKMPKVSGTELLQKALEIKPDTAFVMISAHGDINTAVQCLKQGAYDFIEKPIDLNRLITSVRNTLERKELKASNQILKKENTQLKKKVNKKYQMIGSSEALKKIQDMIDKVAPSDARVLITGPNGAGKELVAHALHSQSERSKGPMVEVNCAAIPSELIESELFGHMKGSFTGAVKDKSGKFEQANGGTIFLDEIGDMSLVAQAKVLRALQEHKVSPVGSDKEIKIDVRVLAATNKNLQKEIEEGRFREDLYHRLSVIEIQVPALNDRKEDIPLLVEHFAQNIASENGSPVKEFSKEALKALQNYDWTGNIRELRNVVERLTILGENPVSENDISNFVKK
- a CDS encoding MATE family efflux transporter, giving the protein MSFLDTVYIKRLMKLALPVMLTQVGQVSVNLFDNIIVGNLLGADALASVSLANGIFFSIFVVALGFSLAIPPLVSEAQTRGDHQQINQVFSHGLIVNVSIGILLILLIFGISPLMYHLDQPPHIMPDAETYLKIVVVSIFPFMIFQTMREVSEGLSFTIGVTKATIIANIINIILNYILIKGFWIIPSFGVAGSAYATLIARIFMMFFLFFVMKKEKVTRRYMEDFSLKLSLLKKQMFIKLLRLGFPMSLQMFFEVTAFAAAAFICGKVSARDIAAHQIALSMASFTFNLCIGFSVASTIMVGNKVGEKNFIEVRKVGINNLKIVFLFMLICGMIFILGREILPTFFTKKEDVEVLFLASQLMIIAALFQLSDGIQVTALGLLRGLQDVKIPSFITFIAYWLITLPLGYYLCIKLNMGAFGMWIALGIGLTISALLLVRRFLVNKTLMKL
- a CDS encoding VOC family protein, whose protein sequence is MTTVNIYLNFNGNCEEAFNFYKSVFGGEFTYVGRFGDMPPQEGMPPMSEVDKNKIMHIGLPIGNTVLMGSDTGGEWAPSFQQGNNFSINITPESKEAADKLFNGLSAGGKVTMPMADTFWGAYFGMFTDKFGINWMINFESQNNQ